One window of Methanobacterium alcaliphilum genomic DNA carries:
- a CDS encoding DNA glycosylase, giving the protein MKHQFNISYKNTGPFDLKNTIYSGQTSQPPWLEIHNNFKELVLIENTPCIIKIHHEDSNPYSNMNIIAQCRDNIPKNSIKSKIREIFSLNHDMNRLYGFLESDSQLAPTVEFCRGLRLFNAHDPFECIISSISSANCSILRWTRSIKDIKQKWGEKYSIDNGVFHLFPSPNIISKLPESDLEEMQRCEDNLPEGFQFNNNLQACGVGYRAKYIIQAAEMIENEISMEKLAKRKYEDAFEIILELPGVGPKVADCILLYGFGMTEAFPVDVWIKRIICHLYFDGKDVSVPKIREFGMERFGEYAGYTQLYLFHYARKSGLLDKLTPEKK; this is encoded by the coding sequence ATGAAACATCAATTCAACATAAGTTATAAAAACACAGGGCCTTTTGACTTAAAAAACACCATATACAGTGGTCAAACCAGCCAACCACCGTGGCTGGAGATTCACAATAACTTTAAAGAACTTGTATTGATTGAAAATACGCCTTGCATAATAAAAATACATCACGAAGACAGTAATCCTTATTCAAATATGAATATAATTGCACAATGCAGAGATAATATTCCTAAAAATAGTATAAAATCAAAAATAAGGGAAATATTCAGTTTGAACCATGATATGAATAGATTATATGGATTTTTGGAGAGTGATAGTCAGCTGGCACCTACTGTTGAATTTTGCAGGGGTTTAAGACTTTTCAACGCTCATGATCCATTCGAATGCATCATATCTTCTATATCTTCTGCTAATTGTTCAATTTTGCGTTGGACTCGATCGATAAAAGATATAAAACAAAAATGGGGCGAAAAATATTCTATTGATAATGGAGTTTTTCACTTATTTCCCTCTCCTAATATAATTTCTAAACTTCCTGAAAGCGATCTGGAAGAAATGCAGAGATGTGAAGATAATCTTCCTGAGGGGTTCCAATTCAACAACAATCTTCAGGCATGCGGTGTGGGTTATCGAGCTAAATATATTATTCAAGCAGCAGAAATGATTGAAAATGAAATTTCAATGGAAAAATTGGCAAAAAGAAAGTATGAAGATGCATTTGAAATCATTTTAGAACTACCGGGTGTAGGGCCTAAAGTTGCGGACTGTATTTTACTTTATGGCTTTGGAATGACAGAGGCATTCCCTGTAGATGTGTGGATTAAAAGAATTATTTGTCACCTTTATTTCGATGGAAAAGATGTTTCAGTACCTAAAATAAGGGAATTTGGCATGGAAAGATTTGGTGAATATGCGGGATACACTCAGCTTTATCTCTTCCACTATGCGCGAAAATCAGGGCTTTTAGATAAATTAACACCTGAGAAAAAATAG